In the Glycine max cultivar Williams 82 chromosome 19, Glycine_max_v4.0, whole genome shotgun sequence genome, AAGAGCCTCGAGCCCTTGGGAGAGAGCCTCTTCTGCTTCTTGTGTAGATTGTTGCAATCCACATATGCCCAATATTTGTTGCTCCGTGAGAGGCTCAATTTGACGCACAATAATCTAAaacacattaattaaattcaatatcaataaaattaaacatataatatTGCAACTTGTCATTAAAGAGAgtagattattaaaaaaaaaattgtttcttctTATATGCAAATAGCTATACTATTATCCTCCGTGTATgaagaatataataaaatgacACAATTTTATGGTTGTGAGAAGTTGCTTAGTTATCAATTGATTAACTACAGAACAAAGAAAGAGATGGATAAGGAAACGAGAACTTTGTTCCCATTTCCCATCAACAACAACCAtgttgagaagaagaaaaatgagagaTAAAGACCCGTGCCACCACTTTCCCTTTACTAGCTTACTAGTATTTCTTAATCGACCTCCAGTTAATTATAACCATGATCATTGGAGTTAAAGGTATAATAGCTTTATGGAAATGAAGCATAACTCTACCCATTATTCATTGATGACGTTGAATTCATACCCCTCGTTTTTTTTGTTGACCCTACCGACAAAACGTAGTTCATGCATTTATAACATCAACTTCTTGTAATAAATACTGTATATAACGCACCCCAATTCCCTCCTCCCTCTTCGCATACAAGTTATCAAAAAATCACCCCCCACactccaaattttaattatattatatatataaatattgaaaataataggcctttttactaaaagaaaaatcacgagaaaccaatttttttaattatcagcATCAGATAAACTTGATCACTTGATATTTCCCATATAGAACATCAAGTTTATATATCTAAGTGGGTTTTATCTTCAAGTTgtcacatatataatataattttgagtCATGAGTCATGAGTAGGATATATGTTTATAGCATTTGTGAACAAGATTTGGTTACAATAATTTTGTGTGCCAGTACCTTGATGAGTTCAGATGGCCTGAAACCACCGATCCACATGAAGCAACGTTCAGCTGGGGTCTTCCACGTGCCAGAAACAAGATGGAACACATCTGTTTTGGCCACTAAGCTCTTGAGGTTCATCACTTGATCATAATGCGCCAAACAATTGTCCACAAACAGTCTAAGCTCGTTTTCAGGAAGGTGCTCTTGCACTGCAGCTCTTAGCTCACACACTATGCGGTGGTGCTCCTCTtgccatctagcatattctACGTCAAACATTGCAGCCTctgaaaattatatgtacacattcataagaaaaaataaaagattttggaAATTAAATATAAGAGAATAAAGCATGCATAGCATATTGTTAGTGGGAAGAGAGACCCGTGCTAATAGTATTCATAGTGACAGGAAGGCCTTGCTCTCCACCCAAAAGTGCGCCTCCACCCAAGAACATGCCCTAAAAATAGAAACACACATTACTTGTAAgttgtaaaaagtaaaaaccacAGGGTGTTTGAAGTTAAAAACTTTAGCAGTGTCATGGCCAGTTATAGCATATTCTGATTAATTCCTTAATTACCTGAGTTCTAGCACGTTGTAGCTCTTGTTCCAGCTGATTCAGCCTAATCCTACTCGACTCTAGTTGTTGAACATATGcctgagagagagaaaaaggacaAACAGAATGGTACATGGCTGATTAATAATAAGGCCTTTGACAAGTCTTACCGAAAGAGTGAAAAAAACAATAGGGTTGAgttaaaaattatctcttccTATGGAATCACTTATTAGTTACCTTTTTCCTAAGCCTGCTTTTCCTAGCTGCCTCTCTATTCTGAGCAAGTCTTCTGAGTGTCTGTGCACAACGTTTTAAAGCGCAAATGTTAGCATCGTTTGTCACccttttgttttaaaatgaGTAACTTgcttgaaaaaacaaaaaggagatggaagaaagataaaattaatagttaacCTTAGGATCTGGTGTTTTAGGTCCTTCATGTTCAGAACTTGACGTTGGACCTTTGCGGTTGCTCTCTCGCTGCCATAGTATATGCATAAGTGATTAGTTAGAGAAACTttagatgataataataataagaagaattATACTTAAGGTCAGAACCTCACCAGGCTTCAAAGATATGCTACCAAACTCTGATTCTTATTCTGGTTATTTATaactataaatttaagatatactatgtatttttctctgatatatattattattattatgttcgTACGTACCTTGACAGGTTTGGGTGGCTGAGGGGCAGAAGCAGTTTCGTTTCGAGGGTTGGCCAACTCCATCGACGGCTCTGATGGCCTCTTTGATCCACTTGTTTGTGGAGAAACTAGCTCTATGTTAGCCTATCATAATCgccaaatataaatatataaaacctATTAATATAGTGCTATTATTTACTACGATTAATATTGACCAAACTTATATCACTATGTGTATATGTAACACGATCGAAATGATAACAGAAAGAGAGTGTAAGAGTATAGCATATTATATACTATCTAATAAAATTGACAGTGTGAGATATCGATAATGATTACACCTTGGCCTTGGATGATGATGGCTCTACATGCATAGGCTTAGAGGGGAAAATGTTGAGAGTTGGAGGCCTCATTCCTGATGATGAGTTTTCTGCCGAGATGC is a window encoding:
- the TGA25 gene encoding bZIP transcription factor TGA10 isoform X1, translating into MASSKTTNPTTTTTQLEPLPPPQQRHPPPPHHQLQQHHHHHHHHQQIHDHHQISFGMMQSSSSFSSIPGNYLRSKDSGAYDLGELDQAFFLYLDGQADPSSVQDQRQNSSSGMRPPTLNIFPSKPMHVEPSSSKAKANIELVSPQTSGSKRPSEPSMELANPRNETASAPQPPKPVKRESNRKGPTSSSEHEGPKTPDPKTLRRLAQNREAARKSRLRKKAYVQQLESSRIRLNQLEQELQRARTQGMFLGGGALLGGEQGLPVTMNTISTEAAMFDVEYARWQEEHHRIVCELRAAVQEHLPENELRLFVDNCLAHYDQVMNLKSLVAKTDVFHLVSGTWKTPAERCFMWIGGFRPSELIKIIVRQIEPLTEQQILGICGLQQSTQEAEEALSQGLEALNQSLSDTITSDSLSYPPNMANYMGQMAVAMNKLSTLEGFVRQADNQRHQTIHRLHQILTTRQAARCFLAIAEYFHRLRALSSLWLARPRQE
- the TGA25 gene encoding bZIP transcription factor TGA10 isoform X2, producing the protein MASSKTTNPTTTTTQLEPLPPPQQRHPPPPHHQLQQHHHHHHHHQQIHDHHQISFGMMQSSSSFSSIPGNYLSKDSGAYDLGELDQAFFLYLDGQADPSSVQDQRQNSSSGMRPPTLNIFPSKPMHVEPSSSKAKANIELVSPQTSGSKRPSEPSMELANPRNETASAPQPPKPVKRESNRKGPTSSSEHEGPKTPDPKTLRRLAQNREAARKSRLRKKAYVQQLESSRIRLNQLEQELQRARTQGMFLGGGALLGGEQGLPVTMNTISTEAAMFDVEYARWQEEHHRIVCELRAAVQEHLPENELRLFVDNCLAHYDQVMNLKSLVAKTDVFHLVSGTWKTPAERCFMWIGGFRPSELIKIIVRQIEPLTEQQILGICGLQQSTQEAEEALSQGLEALNQSLSDTITSDSLSYPPNMANYMGQMAVAMNKLSTLEGFVRQADNQRHQTIHRLHQILTTRQAARCFLAIAEYFHRLRALSSLWLARPRQE